A part of Astatotilapia calliptera chromosome 15, fAstCal1.2, whole genome shotgun sequence genomic DNA contains:
- the LOC113007157 gene encoding uncharacterized protein LOC113007157 — MDQTTEYETKNGDLLEDSSATNVQQSCEEEPRRSQRPRKLTEKAQQLHDDKSKKLQHRFTTTYDKWKANAKQAKKMIKGAPSVEVVKDLMCKLSCASADVKHAYEDLRKCASPDSEIRRRADTCDAVSKIILDNATTYLQNKDNEDVQIEDLVWPESSSVFSSSASQGTSKGSQRSLSSASSSSIKSQKSSLSSIKRQEAVAELAATQAALKVLQEIECEQQELESLEEEIRKKIALQEEENVARKKALEEKRRQIERLQTVKELSAAKARLQVYEQDISSDEEITELLHNHAAQQHRSPGVVRSPREHPVIHQADSITVLAEAIAESINVSRLPTPEPSIFMGDPLRYSDWKMSFQTLIGRKNIPVGERVYYLRKYVGGPAKKAIESYFLLGTDTAYNSAWDILEERFGSSFVIAKAFKDKLAAWPKIGPKDSVELRDFSDFLRGCQAAMSQIKGLEVLNDCDENQKLLTKLPDWLVASWNRKVTEVEETCNVFPTFSQFVEFITKEAKIACNPVTSLHALKFNDGEKVKITKARNIGAKVLASNSEENAERKKCTFCERCNHGIQTCWKFRERPVEERVKFVQTRKLCFGCLQPGHLSRTCKRRSLCETCKEKHPTCLHEDRERATRREKGSDEHGESVKNSKYAKSTEGTESKHTPEPSNEATSNRVVQGMDSMYSSTVVPVWLSTSSNPENEILVYALLDNQSDTTFIMQDKAEALEMKGEAVQLKLSTLSSRNTIIPSQRLVGLQVRGFYSSKKISLPVTYSREFIPANLSHIPTPRTARAWTHLEHLAEEIAPLIECDVGLLIGYNCPQALLPREVVPGKDNEPFAQRTDLGWSIVGCVSPCVDYGDAIGSSHKIVMKSVKPHLQTSKKLTNEVKYICRTQVKEFISPPDVLRMLESDFSERRVEDANLSQEDLRFLTIMEEGIKIKADGHCEMPLPFKKDRPNLPDNKTCAVHRLRCLKGRFEKNKQYQRDYTTFMSEIITNGDAEKVPRGEINNSPVWYIPHHGVYHPHKPGKIRVVFDCSARFEGVSLNDHLLTGPELTNSLIGVLCRFRKGQVAIMCDIERMFHQFHVKAEDQDYLRFLWWDDGNFQAQPSVYRMRVHLFGAASSPGCANFGLKHVAAQGHGHYSETTIQFIERNFYVDDGLTSVATKDEAIKLVKEARQLCSAGKLRIHKFISNDHEVLASIPESERADSVRNRNLVLGESQIERALGIKWCIVADQFHFRVIVDERPLSRRGVLSTVASIYDPLGFVAPFVLVGKQILQQMCQDKVGWDEPLSEELKPRWESWLLDLRNLADIKIQRCYLPEGFEKVERYELHHFSDASVKGYGECSYLRAISVSNQVHCSLVIGKARVTPTKVTTVPRLELSAAVIAVRTSDLLKGELEVQAKEFFWTDSKVVLGYINNEARRFHIFVANRIQRIQEGSDPDQWRYVTKGLYTLAFTTRFS, encoded by the coding sequence ATGGATCAAACAACTGAATATGAAACTAAGAACGGCGACTTACTTGAGGATAGTAGTGCCACAAATGTACAGCAGTCATGTGAAGAAGAGCCACGAAGAAGTCAAAGACCTCGAAAGCTTACTGAAAAGGCTCAGCAACTGCATGATGATAAGTCAAAAAAACTTCAGCATCGTTTCACTACAACTTATGATAAATGGAAAGCAAACGCCAAGCAAGCTAAGAAAATGATAAAGGGAGCCCCCTCTGTTGAGGTTGTGAAGGATTTGATGTGTAAGTTAAGTTGTGCATCAGCAGATGTGAAACACGCATATGAAGATTTGCGCAAATGTGCTTCCCCAGACAGTGAGATCCGTCGTAGGGCAGACACCTGTGACGCGGTATCCAAAATAATCTTGGACAATGCAACCACTTACCTTCAGAATAAAGATAACGAAGACGTTCAGATAGAGGATTTAGTCTGGCCTGAGTCTAGTTCAGTGTTTTCATCTTCAGCTTCTCAAGGCACAAGTAAGGGCTCTCAAAGAAGTCTAAGCTCTGCAAGCAGTTCCAGCATAAAGTCACAAAAGTCAAGCCTTTCCTCCATTAAGAGACAAGAGGCCGTAGCAGAGCTAGCTGCTACACAAGCTGCACTAAAGGTCCTGCAAGAGATAGAATGTGAGCAACAAGAACTTGAAAGTCTTGAAGAAGAAATTCGAAAGAAGATTGCATtacaagaggaagaaaatgtggcaagaaagaaagcactggAAGAGAAACGCAGACAAATAGAGCGCTTACAGACTGTTAAGGAGCTAAGTGCGGCTAAGGCACGACTCCAAGTTTATGAACAAGACATAAGCTCGGATGAGGAAATAACAGAGTTACTTCATAACCACGCAGCTCAACAACATAGATCTCCAGGAGTTGTAAGGAGTCCACGTGAGCATCCCGTGATACACCAAGCAGATAGTATCACAGTCCTCGCTGAAGCAATAGCAGAGTCTATTAATGTAAGCCGTCTCCCAACACCTGAACCATCTATCTTCATGGGTGATCCACTAAGGTATAGCGATTGGAAGATGTCATTTCAAACCCTGATAGGCAGGAAAAACATTCCAGTAGGGGAAAGAGTCTATTACCTTCGTAAATATGTTGGCGGACCTGCAAAAAAGGCCATTGAAAGCTACTTCCTATTAGGAACGGATACAGCTTACAACTCAGCATGGGACATCCTGGAAGAAAGGTTTGGAAGTTCATTTGTGATAGCTAAAGCTTTCAAGGATAAGCTTGCCGCATGGCCCAAAATCGGACCCAAAGACAGTGTTGAGCTGAGGGATTTTTCAGACTTCCTTAGAGGCTGCCAGGCTGCAATGTCCCAGATTAAGGGTCTGGAAGTATTGAACGACTGTGATGAAAATCAAAAACTTCTAACAAAACTGCCAGATTGGCTGGTGGCCagttggaacaggaaggtgacCGAGGTAGAAGAAACTTGTAATGTGTTTCCTACTTTCAGTCAGTTCGTGGAATTCatcacaaaggaagcaaaaataGCTTGCAACCCAGTGACTTCTCTTCATGCCCTGAAGTTTAATGATGGTGAAAAGGTAAAGATAACAAAGGCACGAAACATTGGTGCAAAGGTGCTTGCGAGCAACTCTGAAGAGAATGCAGAACGTAAGAAATGCACTTTTTGTGAAAGATGCAATCATGGCATACAGACATGCTGGAAGTTCAGGGAAAGACCAGTTGAGGAACGCGTTAAGTTTGTTCAGACAAGGAAGTTGTGCTTTGGATGTTTACAACCAGGACATCTCTCAAGGACCTGCAAAAGAAGGAGTCTTTGTGAGACATGTAAGGAAAAACACCCAACATGTTTACATGAAGACCGTGAAAGAGCAACCAGAAGAGAGAAAGGCAGTGATGAGCATGGGGAGAGTgtaaaaaactcaaaatatgcTAAGTCAACGGAAGGAACAGAGAGCAAACATACTCCTGAACCATCAAATGAAGCCACGTCAAACAGAGTAGTGCAAGGTATGGACAGCATGTACTCCTCTACGGTTGTCCCAGTTTGGCTATCTACATCAAGTAACCCAGAGAATGAAATTCTTGTGTATGCACTACTTGACAACCAAAGCGATACCACATTCATTATGCAAGATAAGGCAGAAGCTCTGGAAATGAAAGGGGAGGCTGTGCAGTTAAAACTCTCCACACTTTCATCCAGAAATACAATCATCCCGAGTCAAAGGTTAGTTGGACTGCAGGTGAGAGGTTTCTATTCATCAAAGAAGATTTCTCTCCCTGTAACCTATTCAAGAGAGTTCATCCCTGCCAATCTAAGTCACATTCCTACACCAAGAACGGCAAGAGCTTGGACACACCTAGAGCATCTTGCAGAGGAGATCGCTCCATTGATTGAGTGCGATGTAGGGCTTCTCATAGGATACAACTGTCCACAGGCTTTGCTGCCCCGAGAGGTCGTCCCAGGTAAAGACAATGAGCCATTTGCTCAAAGGACAGATCTTGGATGGAGCATAGTCGGTTGTGTTAGCCCATGTGTCGACTATGGTGATGCTATAGGAAGCAGTCACAAGATTGTCATGAAGTCAGTGAAACCTCACCTCCAGACATCTAAGAAGCTCACAAACGAAGTGAAATATATATGTCGAACCCAAGTCAAGGAGTTCATTTCACCGCCAGATGTGCTGAGGATGCTTGAGTCTGACTTCAGTGAGAGAAGAGTAGAGGATGCTAATCTATCTCAGGAAGACTTGCGTTTCCTAACCATCATGGAAGAAGGAATCAAAATCAAGGCGGATGGTCACTGTGAAATGCCGCTCCCCTTCAAGAAAGATCGACCAAATCTCCCAGACAATAAGACGTGTGCAGTCCATAGGCTTCGATGTTTGAAAGGAAGAtttgaaaagaacaaacaataTCAAAGGGACTACACGACCTTTATGAGTGAAATCATAACAAATGGGGATGCAGAAAAGGTCCCAAGAGGAGAAATTAACAACAGTCCTGTGTGGTACATTCCTCATCACGGGGTGTATCACCCACACAAGCCAGGAAAAATACGGGTTGTATTCGACTGCTCAGCAAGATTTGAAGGCGTGTCACTAAATGATCACCTTCTTACCGGACCAGAATTAACGAACAGCCTGATAGGTGTTCTCTGTCGCTTTCGCAAGGGACAAGTTGCCATAATGTGCGATATCGAGCGTATGTTCCATCAGTTTCACGTCAAAGCAGAGGACCAGGACTACTTGAGATTTCTCTGGTGGGACGATGGAAACTTCCAGGCTCAACCATCAGTCTATCGCATGCGAGTGCATCTATTTGGAGCTGCCTCTTCCCCTGGTTGTGCAAACTTTGGGTTGAAACATGTTGCTGCCCAAGGACATGGTCACTACAGTGAAACGACCATTCAGTTCATTGAACGAAACTTTTACGTGGACGATGGGCTCACAAGTGTCGCAACCAAGGATGAAGCCATTAAGTTAGTAAAGGAAGCAAGGCAACTCTGCAGTGCTGGCAAACTGCGAATTCACAAATTCATTTCTAACGATCATGAGGTACTTGCATCCATTCCAGAGAGTGAACGTGCAGATTCAGTACGAAACCGCAACTTGGTTCTTGGTGAGTCCCAAATTGAGAGAGCTCTGGGAATCAAATGGTGCATTGTTGCAGACCAGTTCCATTTCAGAGTGATTGTGGATGAACGCCCACTTTCCAGAAGAGGAGTCTTATCAACTGTGGCATCCATCTATGACCCTCTCGGCTTTGTGGCACCATTTGTTCTGGTTGGAAAGCAAATACTCCAACAGATGTGTCAAGACAAGGTTGGATGGGATGAACCACTGTCAGAAGAGCTCAAACCACGGTGGGAGTCTTGGCTATTGGATTTAAGGAACCTGGCTGACATCAAAATTCAGCGCTGTTATCTCCCAGAAGGTTTTGAGAAGGTCGAAAGATATGAACTGCATCATTTCTCAGATGCGAGTGTTAAAGGGTACGGTGAATGTTCTTACTTGAGAGCAATCAGTGTTTCAAACCAAGTCCACTGCTCTCTAGTTATTGGCAAAGCCAGGGTGACTCCTACAAAGGTCACCACAGTACCCAGGCTTGAGCTATCAGCAGCAGTTATTGCCGTGCGAACGAGTGACCTGCTTAAAGGGGAGTTGGAAGTTCAAGCCAAAGAATTCTTTTGGACAGATTCGAAGGTTGTTCTTGGATACATCAACAACGAGGCTAGAAGGTTTCACATATTTGTGGCAAATCGCATTCAGCGTATCCAAGAAGGTTCCGATCCAGACCAATGGAGATATGTGACTAAGGGACTGTATACACTTGCCTTTACAACGAGGTTCAGTTGA